From Bacteroidota bacterium, the proteins below share one genomic window:
- a CDS encoding class I SAM-dependent methyltransferase: protein MSEKKFWDKIGGSYADEIFSVFASDKFGRLKKLVEKHAGKRKDAIDFGCGIGRALPLLAPNFRHVLAVDISTELLAIACLYPALNVTYQQADLAVKNTGLPPADFAFCANVAIGDQPERNYRILENVTKGLKKNGTAVIVVPSVESAGLSKWTLMKLYEAEGKPAYRIPKEDRKLLNGLDLKAVQHGIISIDGNPTKHYQLTELFALFDRGATRIESLDKLEYPWSTEFAEPPASLRAPYPWDWVVEVKRVK from the coding sequence ATGAGCGAAAAAAAATTCTGGGATAAGATCGGCGGCAGTTACGCCGATGAGATATTCAGTGTCTTTGCAAGCGACAAATTTGGCCGGTTGAAAAAACTGGTCGAAAAGCATGCCGGCAAAAGAAAGGACGCCATCGACTTCGGCTGCGGCATTGGCAGGGCGCTTCCCTTGCTGGCTCCTAACTTCCGCCACGTACTGGCAGTGGATATTTCCACCGAGTTGCTGGCCATCGCTTGTCTTTACCCGGCTTTGAATGTCACGTATCAACAAGCCGACCTTGCCGTAAAAAACACCGGCCTCCCTCCTGCTGATTTCGCGTTCTGTGCCAACGTCGCCATCGGTGATCAACCCGAACGCAACTACCGGATTCTCGAAAACGTAACGAAAGGCCTCAAGAAAAACGGAACCGCGGTGATCGTGGTACCATCGGTCGAGTCCGCAGGGCTATCCAAATGGACCCTGATGAAGTTGTACGAGGCGGAAGGTAAACCTGCATACCGGATCCCGAAGGAAGACCGGAAGCTCCTGAACGGACTCGATCTGAAAGCCGTTCAACACGGCATTATTTCCATTGATGGTAACCCGACCAAACACTATCAACTCACCGAGCTTTTCGCGCTCTTCGACCGGGGCGCTACCCGCATTGAATCCCTCGACAAGTTGGAATACCCCTGGTCAACGGAATTCGCGGAACCTCCCGCTTCCCTGCGCGCCCCCTATCCGTGGGACTGGGTGGTGGAGGTGAAAAGGGTGAAGTGA
- a CDS encoding VIT1/CCC1 transporter family protein, translating to MAESSIQTEIDAAFLYGRLADHEKDPVISRIFRQMSEIEQGHAAAFAQKAGMPATALPRPSWRAKVLDRIGRIFGYDTVLGALMDTEKSISNAIVRTKQQLNEPVTGNEANHVRILRSILEKEERVSGTQLTRFEKRHRTVGGNAIRAAVLGGNDGLVSNFSLVMGIAGASANEHTVLVTGLAGLLAGALSMSLGEWISVKSSQELYEQQMALEMEEIQANPEGEKKELALIYMAKGIPDEQARAMAEKTMQDTAHAHEVLVKEELGINAEELKGSAMEAALSSFLLFAIGAIIPVLPFFFFTGTRSVLLSVAFSAAGLFLIGAAITLFTGRSVWFSGMRQVIFGLAAAAVTYGIGHLIGVSVN from the coding sequence ATGGCCGAATCTTCCATTCAGACCGAGATCGATGCCGCGTTCCTGTACGGACGTCTGGCTGATCACGAGAAAGACCCCGTCATTTCACGCATCTTCCGCCAGATGAGTGAGATCGAACAGGGACACGCCGCCGCTTTCGCGCAGAAAGCGGGTATGCCCGCGACCGCACTGCCCCGCCCTTCGTGGCGAGCCAAAGTACTGGACCGCATCGGTCGGATCTTCGGTTACGACACGGTACTGGGCGCCTTGATGGACACGGAAAAAAGCATCTCGAACGCGATCGTTCGTACCAAGCAACAATTGAATGAACCGGTCACCGGCAACGAAGCCAATCACGTACGCATCCTGCGCTCCATCCTTGAAAAAGAGGAACGGGTCAGCGGCACGCAACTTACACGGTTTGAGAAGCGTCACCGGACGGTCGGAGGAAACGCGATACGGGCAGCCGTACTCGGTGGCAACGATGGTCTTGTTTCCAACTTCAGCCTGGTCATGGGCATAGCCGGTGCCAGCGCGAACGAGCATACAGTCCTGGTTACCGGACTTGCCGGACTATTGGCAGGCGCGTTGTCGATGTCATTGGGCGAATGGATCTCCGTGAAGAGCTCGCAGGAACTCTACGAACAACAGATGGCGTTGGAAATGGAAGAGATCCAGGCTAACCCGGAAGGCGAAAAGAAAGAACTGGCATTGATCTACATGGCCAAAGGAATCCCGGACGAACAGGCCCGCGCCATGGCGGAAAAAACGATGCAGGATACGGCGCACGCGCACGAGGTGCTGGTCAAGGAAGAATTGGGGATCAACGCGGAGGAACTGAAAGGTTCGGCGATGGAAGCTGCTCTCAGTTCCTTCCTGCTCTTTGCCATCGGCGCCATCATTCCGGTGTTACCCTTTTTCTTTTTCACCGGTACGCGTTCGGTCCTGCTGAGCGTCGCCTTCAGTGCGGCCGGACTTTTCCTCATCGGTGCAGCCATCACACTTTTCACCGGCCGTTCCGTATGGTTTTCCGGAATGCGGCAGGTGATCTTCGGACTGGCTGCAGCCGCAGTGACCTACGGCATCGGACATCTGATCGGTGTTTCCGTCAATTGA
- a CDS encoding tRNA-(ms[2]io[6]A)-hydroxylase yields the protein MLGLKLPTDPRWVNIVETNISEILTDHAYCEQKAATNAINMVIQFPEYPDLVDAMLALAQEELQHFRQVHDRIQARGFSLGRERKDDYVWELNQFIRKGRERHIVLVDRLLFAAMVEARSCERFRILSEHISDPDLRAFYRDLMISEANHYTLFIGFARQYGQGEDVDKRWQDFLDYEAQLIAKYGKKETMHG from the coding sequence ATGCTTGGACTGAAACTTCCGACGGATCCGCGCTGGGTCAATATCGTGGAAACCAATATCAGTGAAATTCTTACTGACCACGCGTATTGTGAGCAGAAAGCGGCTACCAATGCCATCAATATGGTCATCCAGTTTCCGGAATATCCCGACCTGGTGGATGCCATGCTGGCGCTTGCCCAAGAAGAGCTGCAGCATTTCCGGCAGGTCCACGACAGGATCCAGGCGCGTGGTTTTTCGCTTGGGCGGGAGCGGAAAGACGATTATGTGTGGGAGCTCAACCAGTTTATACGGAAAGGACGGGAGCGTCACATCGTTTTGGTCGACCGTCTACTCTTCGCCGCAATGGTCGAAGCCAGAAGCTGTGAGCGATTCCGGATCCTGTCGGAGCATATTTCTGACCCGGATCTGCGAGCGTTTTATCGGGATCTCATGATCTCCGAAGCCAACCACTATACCTTGTTCATCGGATTCGCCCGGCAGTATGGGCAAGGGGAAGATGTGGATAAGCGCTGGCAGGATTTTCTGGACTACGAAGCGCAATTGATCGCCAAATACGGGAAGAAGGAAACCATGCACGGCTGA
- a CDS encoding acyl-CoA thioesterase, whose protein sequence is MSIFKHKTPIEIRFADVDAFGHVNNARFLTYIEMARVKYFDEVVEWGYDWSKEGIILARAEVDYIQPILFKEELFVYTRCSRLGKKSFDLEYQLVVFKDGKEILKADACTVMVAFDYRAHRSIEVSASWREAIIKYEGANVLQQ, encoded by the coding sequence ATGTCAATTTTCAAACACAAAACCCCCATCGAGATCCGGTTCGCGGATGTGGATGCTTTCGGACATGTGAACAATGCTCGATTCCTGACCTATATTGAGATGGCTCGTGTCAAGTACTTCGACGAGGTGGTAGAATGGGGTTACGACTGGTCCAAGGAAGGCATCATCCTGGCGCGGGCTGAAGTGGATTACATCCAGCCGATCCTGTTCAAGGAAGAGCTCTTCGTGTACACACGCTGTTCAAGGCTGGGCAAGAAAAGTTTCGATCTCGAGTATCAATTAGTCGTATTCAAAGACGGGAAAGAAATCCTGAAAGCGGATGCCTGTACGGTCATGGTAGCGTTCGACTACCGGGCACATCGATCCATTGAAGTATCGGCTTCGTGGCGGGAGGCCATTATCAAGTACGAAGGAGCGAACGTACTGCAGCAGTGA
- a CDS encoding polysaccharide biosynthesis protein yields the protein MRFRLSTRNTPRWIIFLIDTSICFLSLMLAYQVRFNFRVPENEIALWKYAVPTVLGVRIISFLISRVYQGIIRYTSNKDAQRIFYTITAGSVALAVANILSYHSIGFYLVPYSIVIIEYFATVFSMTAFRILVKTVYMEVRNPSGERKKVIIYGAGESGVITKRTLDRDAGSRYKVIAFVDDNPAKAGKTLEGIRIYRADTELEELLHANVIDHLILSIQNVPAPAKQALVEKCLAFGVNVLNVPPVTTWINGQLSFNQIRNIRIEDLLERPPIRLDTEEIRRQLEGRVILVTGGAGSIGSEVVRQLLPFNPKKVIVLDQAESALYDLELELQERYKFRQFETVIADVRQIDRMRRVFEAFHPQVVFHAAAYKHVPVMEHNPSEAILTNVHGTRVTADLAHEFGVEKFVLISTDKAVNPTNIMGATKRIAEIYCQSLGTVSATRFITTRFGNVLDSNGSVIPRFRKQIESGGPVTVTHPDITRYFMTIPEACQLVLEAASMGKGGEIYLFDMGTSVRIYDLAKKMIRLAGLTLDKDIRIEITGLRPGEKLQEELLADKETSLPTHHEKILVAKVRPYDFKVIQSDIEELVSLFSTQRNDAIVRKMKQMVPEYVSANSEFEKLDVVTGKFDG from the coding sequence AACGAGATCGCCCTATGGAAATATGCCGTGCCGACCGTGCTGGGCGTTCGGATCATCAGCTTTCTGATATCGCGCGTCTACCAGGGCATCATCCGGTATACGAGCAACAAGGACGCGCAAAGGATCTTCTACACCATTACGGCCGGTTCCGTCGCACTGGCGGTGGCGAACATCCTGTCGTATCACAGCATCGGCTTTTACCTCGTCCCCTATTCCATCGTCATCATCGAGTACTTCGCAACCGTTTTCTCGATGACCGCATTCAGGATACTGGTGAAGACCGTTTACATGGAAGTACGCAATCCTTCCGGCGAACGAAAGAAAGTCATCATCTACGGCGCCGGTGAATCGGGCGTGATCACCAAGCGCACCCTCGACCGCGACGCAGGTAGCCGATACAAGGTCATCGCCTTTGTGGATGATAATCCGGCTAAGGCGGGCAAGACGCTGGAAGGCATTCGGATCTACCGCGCCGATACCGAGTTGGAAGAATTGCTCCACGCGAACGTCATCGACCACCTGATCCTGAGCATCCAGAACGTACCGGCTCCCGCCAAGCAGGCGCTCGTGGAAAAGTGCCTCGCCTTCGGTGTCAACGTACTCAATGTTCCGCCGGTCACGACCTGGATCAACGGCCAGCTCAGCTTCAACCAGATCCGGAACATCCGGATCGAGGACCTGCTCGAGCGCCCACCCATTCGACTCGATACCGAGGAGATCCGTCGTCAACTCGAAGGTCGTGTCATTCTGGTGACCGGGGGCGCAGGATCGATCGGCAGCGAAGTCGTTCGACAATTGTTACCGTTCAATCCGAAAAAGGTAATCGTACTCGACCAGGCAGAGTCCGCCTTATACGATCTGGAACTGGAATTGCAGGAACGCTACAAGTTCCGGCAGTTTGAAACCGTGATCGCCGATGTCCGACAAATCGACCGGATGCGTCGCGTCTTCGAAGCCTTTCATCCGCAGGTGGTGTTCCATGCGGCAGCGTACAAGCACGTACCGGTCATGGAGCACAACCCTTCGGAAGCCATCCTGACCAACGTACACGGCACACGCGTCACGGCTGACCTTGCTCACGAGTTCGGTGTAGAAAAATTCGTCCTGATCTCAACCGATAAAGCGGTCAACCCGACGAACATCATGGGTGCGACCAAACGCATCGCGGAGATCTATTGTCAGTCGTTGGGTACGGTCTCTGCGACCCGATTCATCACGACCCGCTTCGGAAACGTACTCGATTCGAACGGCTCTGTAATTCCACGCTTCCGTAAACAGATCGAATCCGGCGGACCGGTAACGGTTACCCATCCGGACATCACGCGCTACTTCATGACGATTCCGGAAGCCTGCCAGCTGGTTCTGGAAGCGGCGTCCATGGGGAAAGGCGGAGAGATCTACCTGTTCGACATGGGAACGAGTGTCCGCATCTATGACCTTGCTAAAAAAATGATCCGACTGGCAGGATTGACGCTGGACAAGGACATCCGGATCGAGATCACGGGACTTCGTCCGGGAGAAAAATTGCAGGAAGAACTACTCGCCGACAAAGAAACTTCGCTTCCGACTCACCACGAGAAGATCCTGGTTGCAAAAGTGAGACCTTACGATTTCAAGGTCATTCAATCCGATATTGAAGAACTCGTATCGCTCTTCTCCACCCAACGCAACGATGCCATTGTCCGAAAGATGAAACAAATGGTGCCGGAATATGTCTCCGCCAATTCGGAGTTTGAAAAACTGGATGTGGTTACGGGAAAGTTTGATGGGTAG